From a region of the Fimbriiglobus ruber genome:
- a CDS encoding tRNA (cytidine(34)-2'-O)-methyltransferase: MLHVALWEPEIPPNTGNVARLCAATGARLHLVGRLGFRLDDQSVKRAGLDYWPAVDLVRHVTFEDFEISLGATRIWCVDNPAERAHTRADFHADDCLLFGSEGKGLPPGVRERYTDRLIGIPMPSGKVRSLNLATAVGIVLYEALRQVHGW; encoded by the coding sequence ATGCTGCACGTAGCCCTCTGGGAGCCGGAGATTCCGCCGAATACGGGCAACGTCGCCCGGCTCTGCGCGGCCACGGGAGCCCGCCTCCACCTCGTCGGGCGGCTCGGCTTCCGGCTGGACGACCAGTCCGTCAAACGGGCCGGACTCGATTACTGGCCCGCGGTCGACCTCGTCCGGCACGTCACGTTCGAGGACTTTGAAATATCCCTCGGGGCGACCCGCATCTGGTGCGTGGATAACCCGGCGGAGCGGGCGCACACGCGAGCCGATTTCCACGCGGATGACTGTTTGCTGTTCGGCAGTGAAGGAAAGGGCTTGCCCCCGGGCGTCCGCGAGCGGTACACCGACCGCTTAATCGGTATCCCCATGCCGTCCGGTAAAGTCCGCAGTCTCAACCTGGCCACCGCCGTCGGCATTGTGCTGTACGAGGCGCTGCGC